The Arachis duranensis cultivar V14167 chromosome 2, aradu.V14167.gnm2.J7QH, whole genome shotgun sequence genome has a window encoding:
- the LOC107475570 gene encoding serine/threonine-protein kinase Aurora-3 — MEEDNLQRQWSLKDFEIGKPLGRGKFGRVYVAREVKSKYVVALKIIFKEQIEKYRLHHQLGREMEIQSNLHHPNILRLYGWFHDPERVFLILEYAHNGELYKELRKRGHLTEMQAATYILSLTEALAYCHEKHVIHRDIKPENLLLDHEGRLKIADFGWSVQSRGKRHTMCGTLDYLAPEMVENKAHDYAVDNWTLGILCYEFLYGVPPFEAESQADTFKRIMKVDLSFPATPIVSLEAKNLISRLLVKDSSRRLSLQKIMEHPWIIKNANPMGSCT, encoded by the exons atggaagaagataACTTGCAGCGGCAATGGTCCCTCAAAGACTTCGAGATCGGAAAACCTCTTGGCAGAGGAAAATTTGGCAGAGTCTACGTTGCGAGAGAAGTCaag agcAAATATGTAGTTGCATTGAAGATTATATTCAAGGAACAAATTGAGAAGTACAGACTTCACCATCAGCTAGGGAGGGAGATGGAAATACAATCCAACCTTCACCACCCGAACATCCTACGACTATACGGCTGGTTTCATGATCCAGAACGTgttttcttgattcttgaatatGCTCATAATGGTGAGCTCTACAAGGAGCTTAGAAAAAGAGGCCACCTCACTGAGATGCAAGCAGCCACG tatattttgagTCTCACAGAGGCATTGGCATATTGTCATGAGAAGCATGTTATTCATAGGGATATCAAGCCAGAAAATTTGTTGCTTGACCATGAG GGTCGTCTTAAAATTGCAGATTTTGGTTGGTCTGTACAATCTAGGGGCAAGAGACACACTATGTGCGGAACATTAGACTACTTAGCTCCGGAAATGGTAGAAAACAAAGCTCATGATTATGCAGTCGATAACTGGACTCTGGGTATCCTTTGTTATGAGTTCCTCTATGGCGTTCCTCCATTTGAGGCCGAGAGTCAAGCTGATACCTTCAAAAG gATCATGAAGGTTGACCTATCCTTCCCTGCTACGCCAATTGTTTCTTTAGAAGCAAAAAATCTGATTAGTCGG CTCTTGGTGAAAGACTCCTCAAGAAGGCTCTCGCTTCAGAAAATAATGGAGCATCCATGGATAATCAAGAATGCAAATCCCATGGGTAGCTGCACCTAG
- the LOC107475670 gene encoding disease resistance protein RPV1-like yields the protein MTSSSSSSTAPQFKYDVFISFRGSDTRRGFFSHLLTALRQKKIHVYVDYNLKEGNEILPALFAAIEQSQIALVIFSKDYASSKWCLEELVKITECQKEKGQIIIPIFYNVEPSEVRHQKRSYAEAFVKHENDFKDKVNKWRAALKGVSDLSGFHSKNFRSEAGLIEEVVKHILKTLDDMHPAYDFQGLVGINKPVDELESIVFANGSKDIRVIGIWGMGGIGKTTIATVLFNKLCSQYESRHFLANVRKESEKWGIIQLRDKILSVFTDEKDLNIGVPNGVPKHVLRKLRRRKILVVLDDVSTSDQITNLVGGHNWLGPGSRIIVTTRDKHAICKADDIYKVKALESSDARQLLSLHAFDGTDGHCLELHWHNLVSKMVEYAKGIPLGLKVLGSFLYGKCFEEWECQFQKLQKMPFPEIHNVLRLSYEGLDHQEKSIFLYVACFFKEDEGKVTVENLLDACGYSTSIALKTLQDRALISIEHCVSMHDLIREMGRWIVRQQSINKPGEQRHLWDPHDIHRVLKHREGTDHIESLTWNMSSVSADISLSPHLFARMENLKLLRFYYNNNNSSDYYYYYYYCSDNSTCQVHLPEGLEILPQKLRLFHWDNYPAKSFPTTFNAECLVELRMKESRVEKLWDGVQDIPNMKRIVLNGSKQLIEIPDLSKALSLQELELMGCINLLSVHPSIFSLPKLVTVTLWNCRRLEKLPGWCEVKKEVLIEASASSTSSCSGSSHTSRSKFQYLNLDGCVNLMHLPDSFSNLTTLKVLYLGGCIKLDTSNLYILFNALSSLTQLDLDGCDKLYEIPHNISNLSLLESLSLRETNVKSIPETIRHLPRLRNLYLTSCTVLRSIPRIPPSLHCLTANNCKSLERVFTPTPELLQQHLASYEKEYYIGGTVFSFRNCPNLKKDSIDAIREYVKCCNEEKRSMRD from the exons atgacttcttcttcttcttcatccacTGCTCCTCAATTCAAATATGACGTCTTCATAAGTTTTAGAGGTTCAGACACTCGCCGTGGCTTTTTCAGCCATTTGCTTACAGCATTACGTCAGAAAAAGATTCATGTATATGTAGATTATAACCTTAAAGAAGGAAATGAAATATTACCAGCACTTTTCGCAGCAATTGAACAATCACAAATTGCATTAGTTATTTTCTCGAAAGACTATGCCTCTTCGAAATGGTGCTTAGAAGAGCTTGTCAAAATAACTGAATGCCAAAAAGAGAAGGGTCAAATCATCATACCTATTTTCTACAATGTAGAGCCTTCAGAAGTGCGACATCAGAAGAGGTCCTATGCAGAAGCATTTGTTAAACATGAAAATGATTTCAAGGACAAAGTCAATAAATGGAGAGCTGCACTGAAGGGAGTCTCAGATTTATCAGGATTccattccaaaaattttag AAGTGAGGCTGGGCTCATTGAAGAAGTTGTCAAACACATTTTGAAAACTTTAGATGATATGCACCCAGCTTATGACTTTCAAGGCCTTGTTGGAATTAATAAACCAGTCGACGAACTTGAGTCAATAGTTTTTGCCAATGGCTCAAAAGATATTCGTGTTATAGGAATTTGGGGCATGGGTGGCATTGGTAAGACTACTATTGCCACTGTATTATTTAACAAACTGTGTTCTCAATATGAAAGTCGTCATTTTCTAGCAAATGTCAGAAAGGAGTCAGAGAAGTGGGGAATAATTCAGTTAAGAGACAAAATTCTTTCTGTATTCACAGACGAAAAagatttaaacattggtgttccCAACGGAGTACCGAAACATGTTTTGAGAAAACTTCGTCGCAGAAAgattcttgttgttcttgacGATGTTAGTACTTCTGATCAAATCACAAACTTAGTTGGAGGACATAATTGGTTGGGTCCTGGTAGTAGAATCATTGTTACAACTAGGGATAAACATGCAATTTGTAAAGCGGATGACATATACAAAGTAAAGGCATTGGAATCTAGTGATGCCCGACAGCTGCTAAGTTTGCATGCCTTTGATGGAACTGATGGGCATTGCCTTGAATTGCACTGGCATAATCTTGTGTCGAAAATGGTTGAATATGCTAAAGGCATCCCATTAGGATTGAAAGTTCTGGGTTCTTTTCTTTATGGCAAATGCTTTGAAGAATGGGAATGTCAATTCCAGAAGCTTCAGAAAATGCCCTTTCCAGAGATTCATAATGTGTTGAGATTAAGTTATGAAGGATTGGATCACCAAGAGAAGAgcatatttttatatgttgcttgtttcttcaaAGAGGATGAAGGAAAGGTTACTGTAGAGAATTTATTAGATGCTTGTGGTTACTCAACATCTATTGCATTAAAAACTCTCCAAGATAGAGCTCTTATAAGTATTGAACATTGTGTATCCATGCATGACTTGATTCGAGAAATGGGCCGATGGATTGTGCGTCAACAAAGCATCAATAAGCCTGGAGAACAACGTCATTTATGGGATCCTCATGACATTCATCGTGTATTGAAACATAGAGAG GGCACGGACCATATTGAAAGCTTAACCTGGAACATGTCAAGTGTTAGTGCTGACATAAGCCTAAGTCCTCATTTGTTTGCTAGAATGGAAAATCTAAAACTTCTGAGGttttattacaataataataatagcagtgattattactattattattattattgttcggATAATAGCACGTGCCAAGTGCATCTTCCAGAAGGTCTTGAAATACTGCCACAGAAACTACGACTCTTTCATTGGGACAATTACCCTGCAAAATCCTTTCCAACAACATTCAATGCAGAGTGTCTTGTTGAACTTCGTATGAAAGAAAGTCGCGTTGAAAAGCTCTGGGATGGTGTACAG gaTATACCAAATATGAAAAGGATTGTTCTTAATGGATCCAAACAATTGATCGAGATTCCAGATTTATCTAAAGCCTTGAGTCTTCAAGAATTAGAACTCATGGGATGCATAAATTTGCTTTCGGTTCACCCATCAATTTTTTCTCTCCCAAAACTTGTTACGGTGACCCTATGGAATTGCCGAAGGCTTGAGAAACTTCCAG GGTGGTGTGAAGTGAAAAAGGAAGTATTGATTGAAGCATCAGCGTCATCAACATCATCGTGCTCAGGATCATCACATACTTCCCGCTCCAAGTTTCAGTACTTAAACTTGGATGGATGTGTGAATCTGATGCATCTGCCAGACAGCTTTTCTAATCTCACCACTCTTAAAGTGCTTTATCTTGGAGGGTGCATAAAATTAGACACATCAAATCTATACATCTTATTTAATGCCTTGTCTTCTTTAACACAGCTAGACTTGGATGGGTGTGATAAGTTGTATGAAATCCCACATAACATCAGCAACTTATCATTGTTAGAGTCGTTATCACTCAGGGAAACTAATGTGAAGAGCATTCCAGAAACTATCAGACACCTTCCACGCCTCAGAAATCTCTACTTAACCAGTTGCACGGTGCTCCGGTCAATTCCTCGAATTCCACCATCCCTCCATTGTTTAACAGCCAATAACTGCAAATCGTTGGAGAGAGTGTTCACTCCAACACCTGAACTACTCCAACAACACCTCGCATCCTATGAAAAGGAGTATTATATTGGAGGCACGGTTTTTTCATTCAGGAATTGCCCAAATTTAAAGAAAGATTCAATTGATGCTATTCGTGAATATGTCAAGTGCTGCAATGAAGAGAAGAGATCAATGAGAGAT